The Pungitius pungitius chromosome 10, fPunPun2.1, whole genome shotgun sequence genome has a window encoding:
- the gpr18 gene encoding N-arachidonyl glycine receptor, giving the protein MRLDLNFSNMSEGSGVVRPEQGSVEYRVAGLVFYSFVFVIGVVVNITALWVFSLTTKKKNSVTVYMINVAVVDLTFVLLLPFRMVYHHQDYWPFGDIFCRIIAALTIFYPSMALWLFALISADRYMAIVQPKHGKELKNIPKAVVASLGVWLMTLGSTVPLLFSGEDPDRVSNFTTCIKMQDIIYMRNDNPVNFVRLIFFFLVPICIMIGCYVVIVDNLIHGRTSKLKPKVKQKSIRIIVTLIVQVLLCFVPFHVCLVLRLVGTGRDGGFSTWAVFTTFLMNLSTVLDIILFYIVSKQFQDRVISVILYRNYLRSVRRKSRHTHTGSMRSLSNMTGAMI; this is encoded by the coding sequence ATGAGGCTGGATCTAAACTTCTCCAACATGTCTGAGGGGTCCGGCGTCGTGCGCCCAGAGCAGGGGTCGGTGGAGTACCGCGTGGCAGGCCTGGTCTTCTACTCCTTCGTCTTTGTCATAGGGGTGGTGGTCAACATCACAGCTCTGTGGGTGTTTTCTCTCACCACCAAGAAGAAGAACTCGGTCACCGTCTACATGATAAACGTGGCGGTGGTGGACCTCACCTTCGTCCTGCTGCTGCCCTTCCGAATGGTTTACCACCACCAGGACTACTGGCCCTTCGGGGACATTTTCTGCCGGATCATAGCCGCTCTCACCATCTTCTACCCCTCCATGGCCCTGTGGCTGTTTGCTTTGATCAGCGCAGACCGCTACATGGCCATCGTCCAGCCAAAGCACGGCAAAGAACTCAAGAACATCCCGAAGGCCGTGGTGGCAAGCCTGGGCGTGTGGCTCATGACCCTGGGCAGCACCGTGCCCCTGCTCTTCTCCGGGGAAGACCCAGACCGTGTCTCCAACTTCACCACCTGCATCAAAATGCAAGACATCATCTACATGCGCAACGACAACCCCGTGAACTTTGTGCgactcatcttcttcttcctggtgCCCATATGCATAATGATCGGCTGCTACGTCGTCATCGTGGACAACTTGATTCACGGGCGCACCTCCAAGCTCAAACCCAAAGTGAAGCAGAAGTCCATCAGGATCATCGTCACGCTGATCGTCCAAGTGCTGCTGTGCTTCGTGCCCTTCCACGTGTGCCTGGTGCTCCGCTTGGTGgggacgggcagagacgggGGGTTCAGCACGTGGGCGGTCTTCACCACCTTCCTGATGAACCTGAGCACGGTGCTGGACATCATCCTGTTCTACATCGTCTCCAAGCAGTTCCAGGACAGGGTGATCAGCGTGATCCTGTACCGGAACTATCTGCGGAGCGTGAGGCGGAAGAGCAGGCACACGCACACGGGCAGCATGCGGTCATTGAGCAACATGACCGGCGCGATGATATGA
- the gpr183a gene encoding G-protein coupled receptor 183-A has protein sequence MKMASAVPVIVFTSPNNDSNKTTCDTLYAHRDYARVLIPLFYCVVFLVGLLGNSLAFHVIRPNMKKMNSTTLYSLNLVVSDILFSLSLPLRVVYYGLGFHWPLGETMCKISGFIFYINTYSGVNFMTCLSVDRFIAVVLPLRFARLRKVSNVRYICVGVWLLVLAQTLPLFGMQMTNLEPDGYITCMEYPNFEKVDNVATILIGAVFLGYVIPLVTILVCYSVLCSKLHFSAKSNHLTEKSGRSRKAIGVICCVSLVFIVCFSPYHIDILQYMIRKLVSSPDCVEFTAFQVSLHVTVCLMNLNSCLDPFIYFFACKGYKRKLRKLLKLHVSMSFSSAVRTSPEGSSKDVLDGNKIQLNSCTVGSPIERLTERRYHQGE, from the coding sequence ATGAAGATGGCTTCTGCAGTGCCTGTGATCGTCTTCACCTCCCCCAACAATGATTCTAACAAGACCACCTGTGACACCCTGTACGCCCACCGGGACTACGCCAGGGTCCTCATTCCTCTGTTCTACTGCGTGGTGTTCCTGGTGGGGCTCCTCGGGAACAGCCTCGCCTTCCATGTCATCCGTCccaatatgaagaagatgaactcCACCACCTTGTACTCTCTCAACCTGGTTGTCTCCGACATCCTcttctccctgtccctcccccTGAGGGTAGTCTACTACGGCCTGGGCTTCCACTGGCCTCTGGGCGAGACCATGTGCAAGATCTCAGGATTCATCTTCTACATCAACACCTACTCCGGGGTGAACTTCATGACCTGCCTCAGCGTGGACCGCTTCATCGCCGTGGTCCTGCCTCTGCGGTTTGCGCGGCTCAGGAAGGTCAGCAACGTGCGCTACATCTGCGTGGGCGTGTGGCTGCTCGTCCTGGCGCAGACCCTCCCCCTGTTTGGAATGCAAATGACCAACTTGGAGCCCGACGGCTACATCACCTGCATGGAGTACCCCAACTTTGAGAAGGTCGACAACGTCGCCACCATACTTATCGGCGCCGTCTTCCTGGGCTACGTCATACCCCTGGTCACCATCCTCGTGTGCTACTCCGTCCTGTGCTCCAAACTCCACTTCTCGGCCAAGAGCAACCATCTGACGGAAAAGTCGGGCCGGAGCCGCAAGGCCATCGGCGTGATCTGCTGCGTGTCCCTGGTGTTCATCGTCTGCTTCAGCCCCTACCACATCGACATCCTGCAGTACATGATCCGCAAGCTGGTGTCGAGCCCCGACTGCGTGGAGTTTACGGCCTTCCAGGTGTCGCTGCACGTCACCGTGTGCCTGATGAACCTCAACTCCTGTCTGGATCCCTTCATCTACTTCTTCGCCTGCAAGGGCTACAAGAGGAAACTCCGGAAGCTGCTGAAGCTGCACGTCAGCATGTCCTTCTCCAGCGCTGTGAGGACGTCACCCGAAGGCTCCTCCAAGGACGTCCTCGATGGCAACAAGATCCAACTCAACAGCTGTACAGTGGGCTCCCCCATCGAGAGGCTCACAGAGAGGAGGTATCACCAGGGCGAGTAG